From Sceloporus undulatus isolate JIND9_A2432 ecotype Alabama chromosome 6, SceUnd_v1.1, whole genome shotgun sequence, one genomic window encodes:
- the WNT9B gene encoding LOW QUALITY PROTEIN: protein Wnt-9b (The sequence of the model RefSeq protein was modified relative to this genomic sequence to represent the inferred CDS: deleted 1 base in 1 codon), giving the protein MPPPLPRVSLAAACCLLVLQVDAYFGLTGKEALTQFPLLGPSTNSAHWKAHLKQCDLLRLSRKQKRLCRREPGLAETLRDAIRLGVLECQYQFRNERWNCSLDGRADLLKRGFKETAFLYAVSSAALTHSLARACSAGRMERCTCDDSPDLENRKAWQWGVCGDNLKYSTRFLKNFLGQKKVGKDLRAKVDIHNTNVGIKAVKNGLKTTCKCHGVSGSCAVRTCWKQLSPFHETGKLLKLRYDGAVKVFSATNDAVGHSELVAPQHHGHLAKGPTPPRPTDLVYMEDSPSFCRPSRYSVGTAGRTCSREANCDSMCCGRGYNIQTRMVTFSCHCQVQWCCYVECQQCMQEEVVYTCKQ; this is encoded by the exons ATGCCGCCTCCTCTGCCCAGGGTTTCTCTGGCCGCCGCTTGCTGCCTCTTGGTGCTCCAGGTGGACGCCTACTTCGG cCTGACTGGGAAAGAAGCATTAACTCAGTTTCCTCTGCTGGGGCCTTCAACAAACTCTGCCCACTGGAAGGCTCACTTGAAGCAATGTGACCTGCTCCGACTATCCCGAAAACAGAAAAGGCTTTGCCGGAGGGAACCAGGACTGGCCGAGACCTTGCGAGATGCCATCCGGCTTGGAGTCCTTGAGTGCCAGTATCAGTTTCGCAACGAGCGCTGGAACTGCAGTCTAGATGGGAGGGCTGACCTCCTGAAGCGAG GTTTCAAGGAAACAGCCTTTCTGTATGCAGTGTCTTCAGCAGCGCTAACTCACTCCCTTGCTCGGGCCTGCAGTGCAGGGCGCATGGAGCGCTGCACCTGTGACGACTCCCCAGACTTGGAGAACCGCAAGGCCTggcaatggggtgtgtgtggagaCAACCTCAAGTACAGCACGAGGTTCCTGAAGAACTTTTTGGGCCAGAAGAAAGTTGGGAAAGACCTGCGGGCCAAAGTGGACATCCACAATACTAATGTGGGCATCAAG GCGGTGAAAAATGGCCTCAAGACCACTTGCAAGTGCCATGGTGTCTCTGGCTCATGTGCTGTGAGAACCTGCTGGAAGCAGCTATCTCCGTTCCATGAGACAGGGAAGCTCCTCAAGTTACGCTACGATGGTGCTGTCAAGGTCTTCAGTGCCACCAATGATGCTGTGGGCCACTCGGAACTGGTG GCCCCCCAGCACCACGGCCATTTGGCCAAAGGTCCCACCCCTCCCCGCCCCACTGACTTGGTTTACATGGAAGACTCTCCCAGTTTCTGCCGGCCCAGCAGGTATTCAGTGGGCACTGCAGGAAGGACGTGTTCCCGCGAGGCCAACTGTGACAGTATGTGCTGTGGTCGGGGCTACAACATCCAGACTCGCATGGTGACCTTCTCCTGCCATTGCCAGGTGCAGTGGTGCTGCTATGTTGAATGTCAACAGTGCATGCAGGAAGAGGTGGTTTACACTTGCAAGCAGTAA